A segment of the Mesotoga sp. BH458_6_3_2_1 genome:
TGCCTCCTGCGAAGCAGCATCACTTCCTCGCGCAGCGAGCCTCACTTCCCCGGATGCTACTCCGGGCATCACTTCCTGGGATGTTCTTCCCAGCATCACTTCTGCTCTTTCCAGATCCCAGACCCGGCTCTTCCTGGCTCTTGATCTTAAATCCCCGCTTGAGCGGGGGGGACCGCTTGCGGTGGGGTGTGTGCTCTTTGAACAACGTTTATAATAGATTGGCCTGTTCGCAATTGAACGATATATTCACTACTTCACGTTATTAATCTGTAATCCATATGTATGCTCCTGCCAGAGGCCAAAAACTAACATCGAGCAATCACTCACATCGGTCTATTTCAGAGCATCGGTTTTTTTCGCATACTAAGACCTACACCCTCCGCCACTACGTGGCCCTCCTCCCTCGAGGGAGGACTTAAGATCAGGATCATCAGGAGCAAAATGCAAGTTCGTGCATAAACCAGCATATTAGTGGAATTTGACTCCCTACTCATGGGTAATGATGAGCTCGCTCAAGGGAGGATTCAAGATCAGGATCATCAGGATCGAAACGCAAATTCGCACGAGAACCAGCATATTAGCGGCATTCAACTCCCTTCAGACGAAAAGAACGTTGCGATCATTGTCATTACATCGGCCAGGTTCGGAAATCTCCTTTGTCGATTGAAGGGACGCTTTAAGAGGCTAGTGAATGGAGAAATGAGTTTCTGGAAAAGATTGCAGAGATTTAATACAGATTTGACTGTGTGCAAGACGATGCACGAGGTGTTTCAGTGTAGCTGCTTGATGGCCGGACCGGAGTATAATCATTCACATAAATAAGTTAAACAAGCCTTTTAGTTTTCTACTGATTCGCCTTGGAGGTGAGGGATGTGAAAGGTATCAGTCTTTTACTGCTTTTATTCTTAGGCAGTTTTCTTCTGGGAACGACGATCGATGATGCACTTCTCGAGAGCATTGAAGCACTGGTTGCAGAGACTGCCGAGAGTAAATCCATCCCGGGGCTTTCGCTTTCAGTAAGAGTCGGAGACGTTATCACTGTTTTCGACTACGGTTACGCCAATCTTGAGCACCAAATTCCTGTTACGAAGGATTCGATTTTCGAGATAGGTTCGATTAGTAAGACAATAACGGCAGTAGGTATCCTCCAGTTGAGGGAGCGGGGTCTCATAGATCTCGATGATACAATTGAGCCTTTCTTCCGCGACTTCCCGAGAGCAGGTGAGATAACTGTGAGAGATCTACTGCAGCACAGCTCCGGAATTCATGAGCTGACGGACATTGAGGAATTCAGTAACAATATGCGCCGTGACTGGAGCCCTCAAGAGTTGATAGAGATTACCAGTGAGTTTGAACTGGATTTCGCACCGGGAACCTCTGCTCAATACAGCAACATCAACTTCATCCTCCTGGGTCTGATTATCGAAGAGCTTACCGGCATCCCGTATGACGAATACATAGCAGATAACATACTCGGGCCTCTCGGAATGGGCAACAGCATGCTCGGGAGCAGGAAGACTCTGGTGTATGGCAGGGCAAGTGGCTATCGGCTTTCTGAAGGCGTACTGGAAAATGCAGAGTATGAAAGTCTTGTCTCGCCCTTCGCCAGTGGAGCGATGATATCGACATCTGAGGATCTTGTAAAACTCACCAGAGTCTTTACCCCGGACCTCTTGCTTTCAAAACAGAGTATAGATGAAATGATATCTCAGACGGTACTCAGAAATGGTGAGTT
Coding sequences within it:
- a CDS encoding serine hydrolase translates to MKGISLLLLLFLGSFLLGTTIDDALLESIEALVAETAESKSIPGLSLSVRVGDVITVFDYGYANLEHQIPVTKDSIFEIGSISKTITAVGILQLRERGLIDLDDTIEPFFRDFPRAGEITVRDLLQHSSGIHELTDIEEFSNNMRRDWSPQELIEITSEFELDFAPGTSAQYSNINFILLGLIIEELTGIPYDEYIADNILGPLGMGNSMLGSRKTLVYGRASGYRLSEGVLENAEYESLVSPFASGAMISTSEDLVKLTRVFTPDLLLSKQSIDEMISQTVLRNGELWPNDKSMTYGLGLDMLYFFDRFVPGKTGGISGFNSYFLYLPDRDLAVAVTANLDDSLREIVLLAMEVADLLRSN